A genomic window from Clostridia bacterium includes:
- a CDS encoding acyl-CoA dehydrogenase, whose amino-acid sequence MDLKLTEEQQMLRQMVRDFAEEKVKPGAAERDETEHFDRSLFDQMAELGLTGIPFPVEYGGGGADTLSYAIAVEEISRVDASAGTTLSAHTSLASWPIYKYGTEEQKQKYLVPLCEGKHLGAFGLTEPSAGSDAGSLRLSAKKTNSGYVLDGTKIFITNAGEAETYVVFASTDRSKGHRGISAFIVEKGTPGFSFGKKEKKMGIRSSATVELVFENCEIPAENLLGEEGKGFYIALSTLDGGRIGIAAQAVGIAQGAFEEALNYAKERQQFGKPIAQQQGIQFMLAEMATKIEAARMLVYKAALLKDAGEPYGHASAMAKLFAAEVAMEVTTKAVQIFGGYGYTREYPVERMMRDAKITEIYEGTSEIQKVVISSYLLR is encoded by the coding sequence ATGGATCTAAAGTTGACCGAGGAACAGCAGATGTTGCGCCAAATGGTCCGGGACTTTGCTGAGGAGAAGGTCAAGCCGGGAGCAGCTGAGCGCGATGAAACCGAGCATTTCGACCGTTCTCTTTTTGATCAAATGGCAGAACTAGGGCTCACCGGCATTCCTTTTCCGGTTGAATATGGCGGTGGCGGAGCGGATACGCTAAGCTATGCCATAGCTGTGGAGGAAATATCCCGGGTTGATGCCTCCGCTGGTACTACTCTTTCTGCCCATACCTCCCTTGCTAGCTGGCCCATCTATAAATACGGGACCGAAGAGCAAAAGCAGAAGTACTTGGTACCGCTCTGTGAAGGCAAACACCTCGGCGCCTTTGGGCTAACCGAGCCTTCAGCCGGGTCTGATGCCGGATCCTTGCGCCTCTCGGCCAAGAAAACCAATTCCGGTTATGTGCTTGATGGCACCAAGATCTTTATTACCAACGCCGGCGAAGCCGAGACTTACGTCGTATTTGCTTCCACCGACCGCTCTAAGGGTCACCGCGGTATCAGCGCTTTCATTGTAGAGAAAGGAACTCCTGGCTTTTCCTTTGGCAAAAAAGAAAAGAAAATGGGCATTCGGAGTTCAGCTACAGTAGAATTGGTCTTCGAAAACTGCGAAATACCAGCAGAAAACTTGCTGGGTGAGGAAGGCAAGGGCTTCTATATTGCCCTATCGACGTTGGACGGAGGCCGGATCGGAATTGCTGCTCAGGCCGTAGGAATTGCCCAAGGTGCTTTCGAAGAAGCCCTAAACTACGCCAAGGAACGCCAGCAGTTCGGCAAACCCATTGCCCAGCAGCAGGGTATCCAGTTCATGCTAGCAGAGATGGCCACCAAGATTGAGGCAGCCCGGATGCTAGTCTACAAGGCCGCCTTGCTAAAAGATGCCGGTGAGCCTTATGGTCACGCCAGTGCCATGGCCAAGCTTTTTGCTGCCGAAGTAGCCATGGAAGTCACCACCAAGGCGGTACAAATCTTTGGCGGCTATGGTTACACTCGCGAATACCCAGTTGAGAGAATGATGCGCGACGCCAAGATTACCGAGATTTACGAAGGTACCAGCGAAATCCAAAAGGTAGTGATTTCTTCTTATCTCCTGCGGTAA
- a CDS encoding ATP-binding protein — protein sequence MAGASWVERAALLPHGLTVFSQVANDRVVSSLQQLLESLASTPPCLQEIFKKYHRFCSLAWECGWPGYLLDLIIDDENQFSRQAGLGGIGAVDPGIAELAARDLSTLQQLAGITAGQIKATACQILKETGAPELSPGSKQIGHLTAGHEVGVACGLGQALNPFDPHTWAEWPSQFKLNCEPTTLVRHPQTVSAAVSWLEARRQRVKLAIAERSSWESALDELGRYYQEVGWGLFARFVAFRWQRGKQGGSRADGFGGGHLVGIRNPDPICLDHLVGLAEEHRVILENTEYFLDGYPANNVLLYGDRGTGKSSTVKALLNQYAYRGLRLVELAKADVLDLPLLMRQLAVRPQKYIIFIDDLAFDDADPGYRAAKTALEGGLEDQPANLLIYATSNRRNLVRETFSERQGDEVRVQDSFQEKLSLVDRFGLVVTFASPNQEGYLRIVDALAEQRKLDVDRHQLRQLALRWQVWHNGRSGRSARQFIDYIEGRIRSGEPLAMAW from the coding sequence ATGGCTGGAGCTTCTTGGGTTGAACGGGCAGCATTGCTGCCCCATGGGCTTACGGTTTTTTCTCAGGTTGCCAACGACAGGGTGGTAAGCTCACTGCAGCAGTTACTAGAGAGCCTAGCTTCCACGCCGCCTTGCCTTCAGGAGATCTTTAAAAAGTACCATCGTTTCTGCTCGCTGGCCTGGGAGTGCGGCTGGCCAGGCTACCTGCTGGATTTGATCATTGATGACGAAAACCAATTCAGCCGCCAGGCGGGCTTAGGCGGAATTGGCGCGGTTGATCCTGGTATTGCCGAGTTGGCGGCAAGAGACCTATCCACCCTTCAGCAATTGGCCGGCATAACGGCTGGGCAAATCAAAGCTACAGCTTGCCAAATATTAAAGGAGACAGGAGCTCCAGAGCTCTCACCAGGCTCGAAACAAATAGGCCATTTGACTGCTGGCCATGAGGTTGGTGTTGCTTGTGGCCTGGGCCAGGCATTGAATCCTTTTGATCCCCATACCTGGGCCGAATGGCCGAGCCAGTTTAAGTTGAACTGTGAGCCTACTACTCTGGTCCGCCACCCGCAGACTGTAAGTGCTGCTGTCTCTTGGCTAGAGGCTCGGCGCCAGCGGGTCAAGCTAGCGATCGCTGAGCGCAGTTCCTGGGAGTCAGCTTTGGATGAGCTGGGCCGTTATTATCAGGAGGTGGGTTGGGGCCTGTTTGCCCGGTTTGTGGCCTTTCGGTGGCAACGGGGTAAACAGGGGGGTAGCCGGGCTGACGGCTTTGGTGGAGGTCATCTGGTAGGCATTAGAAACCCTGACCCTATCTGCCTGGACCACCTGGTGGGTCTGGCTGAGGAACACCGAGTAATACTTGAAAATACCGAGTATTTTTTGGACGGCTATCCTGCCAATAATGTTCTTCTATATGGGGACCGCGGTACTGGTAAATCATCTACAGTTAAGGCCTTGTTGAACCAGTATGCTTACCGAGGGCTACGGTTGGTAGAACTAGCTAAGGCTGACGTGCTAGACCTTCCACTACTGATGCGGCAGTTGGCCGTCCGACCCCAGAAGTATATCATCTTTATTGATGACCTGGCCTTCGATGATGCTGATCCGGGGTACAGAGCTGCCAAAACCGCCCTGGAAGGAGGGCTTGAAGACCAGCCCGCTAACCTCTTGATTTATGCGACCTCTAACCGTAGGAACCTAGTTCGGGAAACCTTTAGCGAACGGCAAGGGGACGAAGTTCGAGTCCAAGATAGTTTTCAGGAGAAGCTATCTTTGGTCGACCGCTTTGGGTTGGTGGTGACTTTTGCCAGCCCAAACCAGGAAGGTTACCTTAGAATCGTCGACGCCTTGGCCGAGCAAAGGAAGTTGGACGTGGACCGGCACCAGCTTCGCCAACTAGCCTTGCGGTGGCAAGTATGGCATAATGGCCGGTCTGGCCGTAGCGCTCGCCAGTTCATCGATTACATAGAAGGTAGAATTAGAAGTGGCGAACCTCTAGCAATGGCTTGGTAA
- a CDS encoding aminotransferase class I/II-fold pyridoxal phosphate-dependent enzyme: MGGGSDHYSTTCVHHGEKKGDFLDSIVPPVFETVNFYFHTLEEAEDYFAGRGPERYYYTRGLNPTVQVLEKKIAALEKAPACKCFGSGMAAIAAAVLGKAQAGDHIVSVSGVYKNAYRLLTEVAPRFGIEVTFVSGESPDDFLEAMRPNTRVIYLESPTSSTLALQDLGAVAELAKSHGITTIIDNTLATPYNQNPRDFGIDIVVHAATKYLNGHGDVLMGAVCGDEETIAGLLRREHALIGGIPGPFEAWLVLRGLRTFPLRMQHFNRAGLEVAKFLEQHPRVSRVYYPFLPSHPQHDLASRQMRGASAIIVMELKGGPQAVSQFMDRLELFRIAASWGSFESLVWYPLSGVSAAKDPEWLRFRQLNPSMVRLSLGLEDIDDLMADLDQALARAGM; this comes from the coding sequence GTGGGCGGGGGTTCTGATCATTACTCGACTACCTGCGTGCATCACGGGGAGAAGAAAGGGGATTTCCTCGATTCCATCGTTCCTCCAGTGTTTGAAACTGTTAACTTCTATTTCCATACCCTTGAGGAGGCCGAAGATTATTTTGCCGGGCGGGGGCCGGAACGCTACTATTATACCCGAGGTCTCAACCCTACGGTCCAGGTACTGGAAAAGAAAATTGCCGCCCTCGAGAAGGCTCCCGCCTGCAAATGCTTTGGCTCGGGTATGGCAGCTATTGCTGCTGCGGTGCTAGGTAAAGCCCAGGCTGGAGATCACATTGTCAGCGTAAGCGGTGTCTATAAGAACGCCTACCGGTTGCTTACGGAAGTTGCTCCCCGGTTTGGAATCGAGGTAACCTTCGTTTCTGGGGAGAGCCCAGATGATTTCCTTGAGGCCATGCGCCCTAACACCCGCGTCATCTATTTGGAGAGCCCTACCAGTTCAACCTTGGCCCTGCAGGACTTGGGTGCAGTAGCTGAACTTGCTAAGAGCCATGGCATCACAACTATCATCGATAATACTCTGGCAACCCCTTACAACCAGAACCCCCGAGACTTTGGAATTGACATTGTGGTGCATGCGGCTACTAAGTACCTGAACGGCCATGGGGATGTGCTCATGGGGGCGGTTTGCGGTGACGAGGAAACCATCGCCGGGCTGCTGCGCCGTGAGCATGCCCTCATCGGCGGCATTCCTGGCCCTTTCGAGGCATGGTTGGTCCTGCGAGGCTTACGCACTTTTCCTTTGCGGATGCAGCACTTCAACCGGGCCGGCCTTGAGGTGGCCAAGTTCCTGGAGCAGCACCCTCGGGTATCTCGGGTTTATTATCCTTTTTTACCTTCTCATCCCCAGCATGACTTGGCTTCTCGCCAAATGCGGGGCGCCAGCGCCATTATAGTCATGGAGCTAAAGGGCGGGCCTCAGGCGGTATCTCAATTCATGGATCGCCTCGAGCTTTTCCGCATTGCCGCTAGCTGGGGTAGCTTTGAGAGCCTGGTATGGTATCCCTTGAGCGGGGTTTCCGCTGCTAAGGATCCCGAATGGTTGCGGTTTCGCCAGCTCAATCCCTCCATGGTCCGCCTATCCTTGGGACTCGAGGACATCGACGATCTCATGGCTGATTTAGATCAGGCCTTGGCTAGGGCTGGTATGTGA
- a CDS encoding 2-oxoacid:acceptor oxidoreductase family protein — protein MKDTWQVILAGEGGQGLIVAGILLAEAASVFENLNATQTQSYGIASRGGFSQSEVVISAHEIIYPGVEDPDIVLALTQEAYDLYAPKLSEAALLIYDSDLVRPDPKPKAQSFGFPLTETARDLGRVGVTNLVALGAIQALSGLIKLESLERAITHRFGQKAAELNLKALGRGVELARAKA, from the coding sequence ATGAAGGACACCTGGCAGGTGATTCTTGCCGGAGAGGGAGGGCAGGGGCTGATCGTGGCCGGCATCCTCCTTGCCGAAGCTGCCTCCGTGTTTGAGAACCTGAATGCCACCCAGACCCAGTCCTACGGCATCGCCAGCCGGGGCGGCTTCTCCCAATCGGAGGTGGTCATAAGCGCCCACGAGATCATCTACCCCGGGGTGGAGGATCCCGACATCGTCCTTGCCCTCACCCAGGAAGCCTACGACCTCTATGCTCCCAAGCTTTCGGAGGCGGCCCTTCTAATCTACGACTCCGACCTGGTAAGGCCGGATCCTAAGCCCAAGGCCCAATCCTTTGGGTTTCCCCTCACCGAGACCGCCCGGGACCTGGGCCGGGTGGGGGTAACCAACCTGGTGGCCCTGGGGGCCATCCAGGCGCTCTCCGGCCTCATAAAGCTTGAGTCCCTGGAGAGGGCCATAACCCACCGCTTCGGCCAGAAGGCGGCCGAGCTGAACCTTAAGGCTCTTGGGCGGGGAGTGGAGCTGGCGAGAGCAAAAGCATAG
- a CDS encoding 2-oxoacid:ferredoxin oxidoreductase subunit beta: protein MLPHLWCSGCGNGIVLSSLARALAELGLERNQVVVVTGIGCWGKADDYLSTNALHGTHGRALAFATGIKAANPKLCVIVLMGDGDGATIGGNHLIHAARRNIDLLAVVVNNHNYGMTGGQVSATTPAGAVTSTTAYGNPEREFDLCELVMAAGANYVARGTAYHVPQLDRLLREGIEKKGFSFVEVMSPCPTQYGRRNQLGGAVKMMEWLRDHAVPVKSFREKRDDLPPGSFPIGKLHEGDDPDFNTRYRDIQARAQKEGQV from the coding sequence ATGCTCCCCCACCTCTGGTGCTCGGGGTGCGGAAACGGCATCGTCCTCTCCTCCCTGGCTCGGGCCCTGGCTGAGCTCGGCCTTGAGAGAAACCAGGTGGTGGTGGTGACCGGCATCGGCTGCTGGGGCAAGGCCGACGACTACCTTTCCACCAACGCCCTCCACGGCACCCACGGGCGGGCCCTGGCCTTCGCCACCGGCATTAAAGCGGCAAACCCAAAGCTTTGTGTCATCGTCCTCATGGGGGACGGGGACGGGGCCACCATCGGCGGAAACCACCTGATCCATGCCGCAAGGAGGAACATCGATCTCCTGGCCGTGGTGGTCAACAACCACAACTACGGCATGACCGGCGGCCAGGTATCGGCCACCACTCCCGCCGGAGCCGTTACCAGCACCACCGCCTACGGCAACCCGGAGCGGGAGTTCGACCTCTGCGAGCTGGTTATGGCCGCCGGGGCAAACTACGTGGCCCGGGGCACCGCCTACCACGTGCCCCAGCTTGACCGGCTCCTAAGGGAAGGCATCGAAAAGAAGGGCTTTTCCTTCGTGGAGGTGATGAGCCCCTGCCCCACCCAATATGGCCGAAGAAACCAGCTGGGAGGGGCGGTAAAGATGATGGAGTGGCTCCGGGACCATGCCGTACCGGTAAAATCCTTCCGGGAAAAAAGGGATGATCTTCCCCCCGGCTCCTTCCCCATCGGCAAGCTCCACGAGGGGGACGACCCCGACTTTAACACCCGCTACCGGGACATCCAGGCCCGGGCCCAAAAGGAGGGACAGGTATGA
- a CDS encoding 2-oxoacid:acceptor oxidoreductase subunit alpha, with product MMQLFMQGNEAIAEGAIACGARFYAGYPITPSSEIAEVASRRLPQVGGVYLQMEDELASMAAIIGASLSGVKSFTATSGPGFSLMQENLGVAVMEEVPCVVVDVQRSGPSTGLATKPAQADLMQARWGRHGDQAVICLSPATVRECFDLTIEAFNLSERFRVPVILLADEIVAHMRENVELPDPSSIKVVDRKLPTCPPEEYLPFKPDPDGVPPLAYYGSEYIFHATSSMHGERGYSQNDPENAAKKIERLFSKLTRHMDEIVHFKRYYPGDEFDLLIITFGATTRPARAAAQRAKGEGIRAGVLQLITLWPFPEELVEKEARRASSVLVCELNLGQLVHEVKRAAGKDKVFGLHKANGEGFTPKEILSRIKEVAGSAQA from the coding sequence ATGATGCAGCTTTTCATGCAGGGAAATGAAGCCATAGCCGAAGGGGCCATAGCTTGCGGGGCCCGTTTCTATGCCGGCTACCCCATCACCCCCTCCTCGGAGATCGCCGAGGTGGCATCGAGAAGGCTTCCCCAGGTGGGCGGGGTATATTTGCAGATGGAGGATGAGCTGGCCAGCATGGCCGCCATCATCGGCGCCTCCCTTTCCGGGGTGAAGTCCTTTACCGCCACCAGCGGCCCCGGCTTCTCCCTGATGCAGGAGAACCTGGGGGTGGCGGTGATGGAGGAGGTGCCCTGCGTGGTGGTGGACGTCCAGCGCTCCGGCCCCAGCACCGGCCTTGCCACCAAGCCGGCCCAGGCCGACCTGATGCAGGCGAGGTGGGGCCGCCACGGGGACCAGGCCGTAATCTGCCTTTCCCCGGCCACGGTAAGGGAGTGCTTCGATCTTACCATCGAGGCCTTCAACCTCTCCGAGCGCTTCCGGGTGCCGGTAATCCTCTTGGCCGATGAGATCGTGGCCCACATGCGGGAGAACGTGGAGCTTCCCGACCCATCCTCCATAAAGGTGGTGGACCGAAAGCTCCCCACTTGCCCCCCGGAGGAATACCTCCCCTTTAAGCCTGACCCCGACGGGGTGCCGCCTTTAGCCTACTACGGGTCAGAGTACATCTTCCACGCCACCAGCTCCATGCACGGGGAGCGGGGCTACAGCCAAAACGACCCCGAAAATGCCGCAAAAAAGATCGAGCGGCTGTTCTCTAAGCTCACCCGGCATATGGACGAGATCGTTCATTTTAAGCGCTACTACCCCGGTGATGAATTCGACCTTCTCATCATAACCTTCGGGGCCACCACCCGCCCCGCCCGGGCGGCAGCCCAAAGGGCCAAAGGGGAGGGCATAAGGGCGGGGGTGCTTCAGCTTATCACCCTCTGGCCCTTCCCCGAGGAGCTGGTGGAAAAGGAAGCCCGGCGGGCCTCATCGGTCCTGGTATGCGAGCTAAACCTCGGCCAGCTGGTGCACGAGGTAAAAAGGGCCGCAGGAAAAGACAAGGTGTTTGGCCTCCACAAGGCCAACGGCGAAGGATTTACCCCCAAGGAGATCCTTTCCCGCATTAAGGAGGTGGCCGGCAGTGCCCAGGCTTAA
- a CDS encoding ferredoxin family protein: MPSITIDPHRCKQCGICIAFCPREVFGSDRAGGPVVERPDRCSACGLCVMRCPDLAVEVEGV; this comes from the coding sequence ATGCCATCCATCACCATCGATCCTCACCGCTGCAAGCAATGCGGCATCTGCATTGCCTTCTGCCCAAGGGAGGTTTTCGGATCCGACCGGGCCGGAGGGCCGGTAGTAGAAAGGCCTGACCGGTGCAGCGCCTGCGGGCTCTGCGTTATGCGCTGCCCGGATCTGGCCGTAGAAGTGGAGGGTGTATGA
- a CDS encoding glutamine synthetase has protein sequence MEIANVQDVLHFAEEYNVKFIRLQFTDALGILKNIAITVKDLPRALQEGMIFNSSTASRLGIPAKSIRLTPDPKTFVIFPWRPREGAVARLLCNIDIPDFGRDYDICPRINLKMAAGLPTLSEISATCAFYLFNEGANLNLHGPNRTEVHDQAGFCDLSPVDLGENVRRDVVLTLEEMGIQADYSRHAAGPGQHEIAFKCDDLLTLADNLVTFKFVVRTIAQRHGLRASFMPQPLADLPGSGLTLKVEMEEDRAQKLAANLAKRLKSVLLFTNPLVNSYKRLLRMPMEESIQVPSANTWELAFPDLAANPYLALAAITVAATWETSASEPDEPRPIHELISAQELPKDLGEALQAAKSCLWLHESMEDGLLDWVFSQKEAEWNRFQSVVHCWEVKEYFANY, from the coding sequence ATGGAGATTGCCAATGTCCAGGATGTCCTGCATTTCGCCGAAGAATATAACGTCAAGTTTATCCGCCTGCAGTTTACGGATGCGCTGGGAATCTTAAAAAATATCGCCATCACCGTCAAAGATCTTCCCCGGGCCCTGCAGGAAGGCATGATTTTCAACAGCTCTACGGCTTCACGCTTGGGAATCCCTGCCAAGAGCATTCGCTTAACTCCGGATCCCAAGACTTTTGTCATCTTCCCTTGGCGGCCACGGGAAGGGGCAGTAGCCCGGTTGCTATGCAACATTGATATTCCTGATTTCGGTAGGGATTATGATATTTGCCCCCGGATAAACCTAAAGATGGCAGCTGGCCTGCCAACCCTCTCTGAGATTAGCGCCACCTGCGCGTTCTACCTTTTTAATGAGGGAGCCAACCTCAACCTGCACGGACCCAACCGGACCGAAGTCCATGACCAGGCTGGCTTCTGCGATTTGAGCCCGGTGGACTTGGGCGAAAATGTCCGGCGGGATGTGGTCCTGACCCTGGAAGAAATGGGCATCCAAGCCGATTATTCCCGCCATGCCGCTGGTCCTGGCCAGCATGAAATCGCCTTTAAATGCGATGATTTGTTGACCCTGGCTGATAATCTGGTCACCTTCAAGTTCGTAGTTCGAACTATCGCCCAGCGCCACGGCCTGAGGGCCTCCTTCATGCCCCAGCCGCTGGCAGATCTCCCCGGATCTGGTTTGACCTTAAAGGTAGAGATGGAGGAAGACCGAGCTCAAAAGCTGGCGGCTAACCTGGCCAAGAGGCTCAAGAGCGTCCTCCTGTTTACCAACCCTCTGGTCAATTCTTACAAGCGACTCCTAAGGATGCCTATGGAGGAAAGCATTCAGGTTCCATCCGCCAACACTTGGGAGCTTGCCTTTCCAGACCTGGCTGCCAACCCCTACCTAGCTCTGGCTGCCATTACCGTCGCAGCTACTTGGGAAACGTCAGCCTCGGAACCGGATGAGCCCAGGCCCATCCACGAGCTTATCTCCGCCCAGGAATTGCCTAAGGACTTGGGCGAGGCTCTCCAGGCTGCCAAAAGCTGCTTATGGTTACATGAAAGCATGGAAGACGGCTTATTGGACTGGGTTTTTAGCCAGAAGGAGGCGGAGTGGAACCGCTTTCAATCGGTCGTGCATTGCTGGGAGGTCAAGGAGTACTTCGCCAATTACTAA
- a CDS encoding FMN-binding glutamate synthase family protein — MTYSLGTNATEATRTKHRLKDSYCPYSGMCTTCLDGCVGFCEIGKSAIRGKEVIYPQPFGTTTSASQKDYPVDLSHFNIMGTAVGAHGIAADSNQAIFPAVNLETIIGAENKIKLRLPIVIGAMGSTNVAANNWSHLAAGAALSGVLITIGENVVGMDPNADIKNGRVVESPALRSRVKAFQDWYRGYGAIAVQANVEDTNLGVQEYALEKLGVEAVEIKWGQGAKDIGGEVKLDTLERALQLKSRGYVVLPDPEDPRVQEDYRHGAFKEFERHSRIGMVTEESFHQRVDELRRAGAKYIFLKTGAYRPADLARAVKFSSDAKLDLLVVDGAGGGTGMSPWRMMNEWGIPTVYIEALLVRYLERLAAKGAFIPSVAIAGGFTLEDHVFKGLALGAPYVKAVEMARAPLTAAMVGKLVGERIKEGKVPAEYQRYGSELDQVMVLASEVKELVGDRFAELPAGAIGVYTYFERIAQGLRQFMCGARKFRTDLISRDDLAALTPEAAAITGIKYIMDLDQEEVDAILG, encoded by the coding sequence ATGACTTACAGTCTAGGTACCAACGCCACTGAAGCCACTCGAACCAAGCACCGCCTGAAGGACAGCTACTGCCCTTACAGCGGCATGTGCACTACCTGCCTGGATGGTTGCGTAGGCTTTTGCGAGATCGGCAAATCAGCTATCCGAGGCAAGGAAGTAATTTATCCCCAACCTTTCGGCACCACTACTTCGGCATCCCAAAAGGATTATCCGGTAGATCTTTCCCATTTCAATATCATGGGCACTGCTGTGGGAGCCCATGGCATCGCCGCCGATAGCAACCAGGCCATTTTCCCAGCGGTAAACCTGGAGACCATCATCGGCGCCGAGAACAAAATCAAGCTCCGCTTGCCCATCGTCATTGGAGCCATGGGGTCCACCAACGTGGCCGCCAACAACTGGTCACACTTAGCTGCCGGCGCCGCTCTGTCCGGAGTGCTGATTACCATCGGTGAAAACGTGGTCGGCATGGATCCTAATGCTGACATCAAGAATGGCCGCGTAGTCGAGTCGCCGGCTTTAAGAAGTAGGGTCAAGGCCTTCCAGGATTGGTACCGGGGCTATGGCGCCATCGCCGTCCAGGCCAACGTTGAAGATACCAACCTGGGCGTGCAGGAGTATGCCCTGGAGAAGTTGGGCGTGGAAGCAGTAGAGATCAAGTGGGGTCAGGGGGCCAAGGACATCGGCGGCGAGGTCAAGCTGGACACCCTGGAGCGAGCCTTGCAGCTTAAGAGCCGGGGCTATGTAGTCCTGCCCGACCCTGAAGATCCAAGGGTGCAAGAGGATTATCGCCATGGGGCTTTTAAGGAGTTTGAACGCCATTCCCGCATTGGCATGGTAACTGAAGAGTCCTTCCATCAACGAGTGGACGAGCTCCGCCGGGCCGGAGCCAAGTACATTTTCCTGAAAACCGGCGCTTACCGCCCTGCTGATCTGGCTCGGGCGGTGAAGTTTTCCTCCGACGCTAAGCTGGACCTCCTGGTGGTGGACGGTGCCGGCGGCGGTACCGGTATGAGCCCCTGGCGGATGATGAACGAATGGGGCATTCCCACCGTCTACATCGAAGCCCTGTTGGTTCGGTACCTGGAGCGGCTGGCAGCCAAGGGAGCCTTTATTCCCAGCGTGGCCATCGCCGGCGGCTTTACCTTAGAGGATCATGTGTTTAAGGGGCTGGCCCTAGGTGCCCCCTATGTCAAAGCGGTGGAGATGGCCCGGGCCCCGCTGACTGCGGCCATGGTCGGAAAGCTGGTGGGCGAGCGCATCAAGGAGGGCAAAGTGCCGGCTGAATACCAGCGCTACGGTTCCGAGCTCGACCAAGTCATGGTACTGGCCTCGGAAGTCAAGGAGCTGGTGGGAGATCGCTTCGCAGAATTGCCGGCCGGAGCCATCGGCGTTTACACCTACTTCGAAAGGATCGCCCAAGGGTTGCGGCAGTTTATGTGCGGCGCCCGCAAGTTCCGGACCGATCTCATCAGCCGGGATGACCTTGCTGCTCTAACTCCTGAGGCCGCTGCCATAACCGGTATCAAGTACATCATGGACCTGGACCAGGAAGAGGTAGACGCCATCTTGGGTTAA
- the glnA gene encoding type I glutamate--ammonia ligase, which translates to MAKLTSDDVRTLVKDLNVRFIRLQFTDIFGVLKNVSISNAQLDKALDGELMFDGSSIEGFVRIEESDMYLRPDPSTFLILPWHNGSEGAVARLICDVYNPDGTPFSGCPRCNLKRILAQAEAMGFSMNVGPEAEFFLFHTDEDGKPTLHTHDQAGYFDLAPVDRGENARRDMVLALEELGFEVEASHHEVAPGQHEIDFKYSDALDTADKIATFRFVVRSIAQRHGLHATFMPKPIIGIPGSGMHLNQSLMRDGENAFYDPNGEYQLSQVAMNYIAGLMEHAPAVTAITNPTVNSYKRLVSGFEAPVYIAWSHRNRSPLIRIPAKRGMSTRIEFRSPDPSCNPYLALAVCLAAGIDGIKRGLTPPPPCDRNIFDMSEEELRKNGIQVLPTSLEEAVKALERDEVIQQALGEHIFRRFVEAKKIEWDRYRIQVHPWEIEEYLTKF; encoded by the coding sequence ATGGCCAAACTAACTAGCGATGATGTGCGAACCCTGGTAAAGGATTTAAACGTCCGCTTCATTCGTTTGCAGTTCACCGACATTTTTGGCGTGTTAAAGAACGTTTCCATTTCCAACGCTCAGTTGGACAAGGCTTTGGACGGGGAGTTAATGTTCGATGGTTCGTCCATCGAGGGCTTCGTCCGCATTGAGGAGTCGGACATGTACCTTCGGCCCGATCCCTCCACCTTTCTCATTCTCCCCTGGCATAACGGCAGCGAGGGCGCGGTAGCTAGGCTGATCTGCGATGTTTATAATCCCGATGGCACCCCCTTCAGTGGCTGCCCCCGGTGCAACCTCAAGCGCATTCTGGCCCAGGCCGAAGCCATGGGGTTTAGCATGAACGTGGGCCCTGAGGCTGAGTTTTTCCTGTTCCATACTGATGAGGACGGCAAACCTACCTTGCACACCCACGATCAAGCCGGCTACTTTGACCTAGCTCCGGTGGACCGAGGGGAAAACGCTCGTCGAGACATGGTCTTGGCTTTGGAAGAGCTAGGTTTTGAGGTAGAGGCTTCCCATCATGAGGTAGCCCCTGGACAGCATGAAATCGACTTCAAGTACTCCGATGCTCTGGATACGGCTGACAAAATTGCCACCTTTCGCTTTGTGGTCCGCTCCATCGCCCAAAGGCACGGGCTCCACGCCACCTTTATGCCCAAGCCCATCATTGGCATACCTGGCTCCGGCATGCACTTAAATCAGTCCTTGATGCGCGATGGGGAGAATGCTTTCTACGATCCCAACGGTGAATACCAGCTCAGCCAGGTAGCCATGAACTATATCGCCGGCCTTATGGAACATGCCCCGGCGGTTACCGCCATCACCAACCCAACCGTCAACTCATACAAACGACTGGTTTCCGGTTTCGAGGCTCCAGTTTATATTGCTTGGTCGCACCGCAACCGCAGCCCCTTGATCCGTATCCCTGCCAAGCGGGGAATGTCCACCCGGATCGAGTTTAGGAGTCCGGATCCGTCTTGCAACCCTTATCTGGCCCTGGCAGTATGCCTAGCCGCGGGAATCGATGGCATCAAGCGCGGCCTTACCCCGCCTCCCCCCTGCGATCGCAACATCTTCGATATGTCCGAGGAAGAGTTGCGGAAAAACGGCATCCAAGTGCTGCCTACCAGTTTAGAAGAGGCAGTTAAGGCCTTAGAACGCGATGAGGTAATTCAACAGGCCCTGGGAGAGCACATCTTCAGACGTTTCGTCGAAGCCAAGAAGATCGAGTGGGACCGCTACCGGATCCAGGTCCACCCCTGGGAAATCGAGGAGTATCTAACCAAGTTCTAA